In Acanthopagrus latus isolate v.2019 chromosome 17, fAcaLat1.1, whole genome shotgun sequence, the following are encoded in one genomic region:
- the virma gene encoding protein virilizer homolog isoform X2: MAADTTTELLFLDTFKHQSAELTNVDVVRFPCGVLVTEVRVIPPGIKAHSNLPDSRAFGETSPHAFQLELFFNNVTKPNNPSFHRLGSLEYDENKSIVFRPSGKVNTDGLVLRGWYTSLTLAVYGTAERSHGHDQGSPPPPPPPPPQQPSGPKRIVKEWEKDDQYNGSPPRPAPRGPRTPPGPPPPDDDDEEQVQVTVGVVKDEPCQGRDDYLEAVSPERSLPADEPYSDAEQEEEGDEEEEEEQEEEEDARTEGSAPEEEEEEEEEDEGEDEEEEMEEGDDGYEQISSDEDDLDNGSFKLPTFDMDYTPEDLASVPPVQYDPYERELRPLLYFTPPYKTRFDTQFEKARVEEPRDPGGTESGSEEAEAVTQLKDLLTSIGDERDARWVTALEEAPGLLAKGLAYLIKQGEREMEGPVGILTKWTLQALSMEVALTQPIALNLRQLKAGAKLASCLAECPQGLTAMLRAGALDVLLELLNANHVSSTLKLSILRALGALISTPAGVEAFLHAGESEKSGYQRLVQLFLREETVRVITAGNAIFQKSHMYEVLVDLQRAAAALIEPQQEDMEDADSPMEEEPSLSSSPVTEAELDRLAGVLEELHHLLETAPNCMVQPPGKAFPTSARITGPQERDDPYPALYRYMHACHFLESMAAVLSAAAAAGHLGVTQAVRELLRFLSLTQSGLLFLLAQPSATNLLLRLLASVAEAEGEDTTFSGGESGLTGPGFGEEGFGVWLMQALHALQGVSELMSHVAAGGDGGAGLEEGDNAEVLGMLHALYLMTFTQTGRSAVAHVFSMENNLSCLVTLLQHHSKDGQGEAKARKAVTYNYACMLVLLVTQTSNELRMMEQYAAPLLAIAKADDTNAKLQELNKWLEPLEKLRFEIGSIPTLIDYIKQNVENVLTAEGTGLVTALRVLNHIACPPPAVEGQQRDLKWSLAGVQLFSGEGLDTCVRVLQKLCSVLLQPWRVHGHMGPTPQRCMILSICINTLRLLRTMLTELLRGGAFQFRDTRVASVLVSLHMIVCSIPASGRLDGEETRVQALIVDVLLTFTQGVNEEVTHTEETLASNTWSLMLKEVLGSLLKAPEGLFSGLTLLSELLPLPLPMQSTQVISVQDVAVALNTRKLWSMHIRAQWKVFAEAFRCVCATSCPPLLAMLRRMCVQLADLSSPTATLIMKTLLELLLEELQPAEGKTVCWGQVLRLLSLTDALVSQKACKSATLHLLSGAVSGDEQLAELFPTLLSLLVPPNDHSLQQQQCSELVGTVLQSLCDQDISLVVSPPGDSCVSEAEQLANSLPGRDMLSSVCSALLDVLGNSESSVPLLLTCIRTLTFLSEHDYGLYHLKVALKKHGAGLCSLLKRLVFPFNKDSADLLSALLDFLRQIANTETMCVDEGQGSGEEPAFTALRLLSGSEMKALLQWEPSDSHPLPTLEKQITNMCKEDDSLETMLENVIVLRQLLETATDTPPAAETEPTLPAPETLGAQFNNRTVFILSEALDEQLKTLWFSPFQTDDIEADLDMVKVDLVGLAQECCPDLDLKAELERSFLSEPSSPGHTKATKGFRLGKHKHETFITSSGKSDYVEPAKRAHIMAAPRGRGGRGGFGQNLCRPHDIFRQRKQNTSRPPSMHVDDFVAAEFKDITTPLGLLPPKRPPKSSPKPPTRGLFTGNRGRATFHSQTRFFTPPQPKGVLLSGNYTRREGGRGSSWSGQVPAVTHRGTYSEPRGGQSNFTRGPLPSRQPPASAYRLAPRDRAPRGRGGAGLSWLSGGGGGGSAGGGGGGGGGGRGSQGSKFSGGGGSGGGRGRHVRSFTR; the protein is encoded by the exons ATGGCGGCAGACACAACAACGGAGCTTCTTTTCTTAGATACGTTTAAGCACCAGAGTGCAGAG TTAACCAACGTGGATGTGGTGCGGTTTCCTTGCGGGGTGCTAGTCACAGAGGTACGGGTCATTCCTCCAGGGATCAAAGCACACAGCAACTTACCTGACAGCAGAGCATTCGG ggAGACGTCTCCTCATGCCTTCCAGTTGGAGCTGTTCTTCAATAATGTCACCAAACCTAACAACCCCTCGTTCCACAGACTGGGCAG TCTGGAATATGATGAGAACAAGTCCATCGTGTTCAGACCCAGTGGAAAG GTGAACACAGACGGTCTGGTGCTGCGTGGCTGGTACACCAGTCTGACGTTAGCAGTGTACGGAACAGCAGAGCGCTCACATGGACATGACCAAGGctcaccccctccacctccacccccaccccctcaaCAACCCAGTGGACCCAAGAGGATTGTTAAAG aGTGGGAAAAAGATGACCAGTACAATGGCAGCCCACCCAGACCAGCACCCAGAGGGCCTCGTACTCCACCAGGGCCTCCACCTccggatgatgatgatgaagagcagGTCCAAGTGACAG TGGGTGTGGTCAAAGATGAACCTTGCCAGGGCCGTGACGACTACCTGGAGGCGGTATCACCTGAAAGGTCACTGCCTGCTGATGAGCCATACTCAGATGCTGAACAAGAGGAAGAAGGcgacgaggaggaagaagaggagcaggaggaggaagaggatgcaCGGACCGAGGGCAGTGCTccggaagaagaagaggaagaagaggaggaggatgagggtgaggacgaggaagaggagatggaggaag GTGATGATGGCTATGAGCAGATTTCCAGCGATGAGGACGATCTGGATAATGGCAGCTTTAAGTTGCCCACCTTTGATATGGATTACACTCCTGAGGACCTGGCATCTGTCCCACCTGTCCAGTATGACCCATATGAGCGAGAACTCAGACCCCTGCTCTACTTCACCCCTCCATACAAGACCCGTTTTGATACCCAATTTGAGAAGGCCAGGGTGGAGGAACCCAGGGACCCTGGTGGAACAGAATCAGGTTCAGAGGAGGCTGAGGCTGTGACACAGCTGAAAGATCTGCTTACAAGTAttggagatgagagagatgcCCGCTGGGTCACTGCTCTGGAAGAGGCTCCTGGACTACTGGCCAAAGGGTTGGCTTATTTAATTAAACAAGGCGAGCGAGAGATGGAGGGCCCTGTTGGAATTTTAACCAAATGGACACTCCAAGCTCTGAGTATGGAGGTTGCTCTCACACAACCCATTGCTCTTAACCTCAGACAATTGAAAGCCGGTGCCAAGCTAGCATCATGCCTTGCAGAGTGCCCACAGGGCCTCACAGCAATGCTGCGTGCAGGGGCTCTTGATGTTCTACTGGAGCTGCTGAACGCGAACCACGTCTCTTCCACACTGAAGCTGAGTATCCTGAGAGCTCTGGGTGCTTTAATCAGTACACCTGCTGGTGTGGAGGCTTTCTTACACGCTGGAGAGTCGGAGAAGAGTGGCTATCAG CGTTTGGTGCAACTGTTCCTCCGTGAAGAAACAGTGAGGGTCATAACAGCTGGCAATGCCATATTTCAGAAGAGCCACATGTATGAGGTTCTGGTGGACCTGCagcgtgcagcagcagcattgatTGAACCACAGCAG GAGGACATGGAGGATGCCGACAGCCCCATGGAAGAAGAACCATCACTAAGCTCCTCCCCTGTGACCGAGGCAGAACTTGATAGGCTGGCAGGGGTTTTGGAAGAGTTACATCACCTGCTGGAGACAGCCCCTAACTGCATGGTACAGCCACCTGGGAAAGCGTTCCCCACTTCTGCTAGAATAACAGGACCACAGGAGCGGGACGATCCATACCCAGCACTGTACAG GTATATGCATGCGTGCCATTTCCTGGAGAGCATGGCAGCGGTGttgtcagcagctgcagcggcCGGCCACCTAGGTGTCACACAAGCTGTCAGAGAGCTCCTACGCTTCCTGTCACTCACCCAGTCCGGCCTGCTCTTCCTTCTCGCCCAGCCCTCTGCTACTAACCTGCTGCTGCGTCTCCTGGCGTCGGTGGCAGAAGCCGAGGGCGAGGACACCACCTTCTCAGGGGGTGAGAGCGGTCTCACAGGGCCAGGGTTTGGTGAAGAGGGCTTTGGTGTATGGCTGATGCAGGCGCTGCACGCTCTGCAGGGGGTTTCAGAGCTCATGAGCCATGTGGCCGCagggggagatggaggagctggGCTTGAGGAAGGCGACAATGCGGAGGTGCTGGGCATGCTCCATGCACTCTACCTGATGACTTTCACACAGACTGGACGCAGTGCTGTGGCTCATGTTTTCAGCATGGAGAACAACCTGTCGTGTCTggtcacactgctgcagcaccacagcAAGGACGGACAGGG TGAGGCTAAAGCTCGCAAAGCAGTGACCTACAACTACGCCTGTATGCTGGTTTTACTGGTAACGCAGACCTCTAATGAACTGCGGATGATGGAACAATATGCAGCCCCGCTCCTCGCCATAGCCAAGGCGGATGACACCAATGCAAAACTTCAGG AGCTGAACAAATGGCTGGAGCCTTTGGAGAAACTCCGCTTTGAGATTGGAAGCATTCCCACCCTAATAGACTACATCAAACAG aatgtggaaaatgtgttgACGGCCGAGGGAACAGGCCTGGTCACTGCTCTCAGGGTCCTTAATCACATCGCCTGCCCCCCACCTGCTGTAGAAG GTCAGCAGAGGGATCTTAAGTGGAGTCTTGCAGGAGTCCAGCTCTTCTCTGGCGAGGGTCTGGATACATGTGTACGTGTCCTTCAGAAGCTGTGCAGCGTGTTGCTGCAGCCGTGGCGTGTGCACGGACACATGGGCCCCACACCGCAGCGCTGCATGATCCTCAGTATATGTATCAACACGCTGCGACTGCTACGCACTATGCTGACGGAGCTGCTGCGCGGGGGAGCTTTCCAGTTTAGGGACACTCGCGTTGCCAGCGTGTTGGTGTCGCTCCACATGATCGTGTGCTCCATCCCAGCATCTGGACGTCTAGACGGAGAGGAGACCAGAGTGCAGGCACTCATTGTTGATGTGCTGCTCACCTTCACGCAGGGTGTTAATGAAGAG gTGACTCACACAGAAGAGACTCTGGCCAGTAACACATGGTCTCTGATGCTGAAGGAGGTTTTGGGCTCACTACTGAAAGCTCCTGAAGGTCTGTTCTCCGGTCTCACGTTGCTGTCTGAGCTCCTGCCTCTTCCACTACCAATGCAGAGCACTCAG GTGATATCAGTCCAAGATGTGGCTGTGGCCTTAAACACCAGGAAGCTGTGGAGCATGCACATACGGGCACAGTGGAAAGTGTTTGCTGAGgcgttcaggtgtgtgtgtgccaccaGCTGCCCTCCTCTTTTGGCCATGCTGAGGAGAATGTGCGTTCAGCTGGCTGATCTGTCTTCACCTACCGCAACGCTCATCATGAAGACTCTGCTGGAGCTGCTTTTGGAGGAGCTACAGCC GGCGGAAGGAAAAACCGTGTGCTGGGGCCAGGTCCTGCGGCTGCTGTCGTTGACGGATGCTCTGGTGTCACAGAAAGCGTGTAAGAGCGCAACGCTGCACCTGCTGTCTGGGGCAGTGTCTGGAGATGAACAGCTGGCCGAACTGTTCCCCACGCTGCTGTCACTGTTAGTTCCTCCAAATGATCactccctgcagcagcagcaatgcaGCGAACTAGTGGGGACAGTATTACAGTCACTGTGTGACCAG GACATTTCTCTGGTGGTATCTCCACCTGGTGACAGCTGCGTGTCAGAGGCTGAGCAGCTGGCCAATTCACTACCGGGACGAGACATGCTATCATCTGTGTGCAGCGCCTTGCTGGATGTTTTGGGGAACTCGGAGAGCAGCGtcccactcctcctcacctgtatCAGGACTTTGACATTCCTCTCTGAGCATGACTATGGACTCTACCACCTCAAAGT TGCTCTGAAGAAACATGGTGCAGGTCTGTGCTCGTTGTTGAAGAGATTGGTGTTTCCCTTCAACAAGGATTCAGCAGATCTGCTCTCAGCTCTGCTCGACTTCCTCAGACAGATTgccaacacagaaacaatg TGTGTTGACGAGGGCCAGGGGTCAGGCGAGGAGCCTGCCTTCACTGCTCTGCGGTTACTGTCGGGCTCTGAGATGAAAGCTCTGCTACAATGGGAACCGTCAGACTCTCATCCACTCCCGACTTTGGAGAAACAGATAACG AACATGTGTAAGGAAGATGATTCACTGGAGACCATGCTGGAGAATGTGATTGTGCTGAGGCAGTTGCTGGAGACGGCCACAGAcactcctcctgctgctgagactGAGCCCACTCTGCCAGCACCTGAGACACTCGGAGCCCAGTTTAACAACAG gacGGTGTTCATTCTGTCTGAAGCTCTGGATGAGCAGCTGAAGACTCTGTGGTTCTCTCCCTTCCAGACTGATGACATAGAGGCCGACCTGGAtatg gtgaAGGTGGATCTGGTGGGTCTGGCTCAGGAGTGCTGTCCAGACCTGGACCTGAAGGCCGAGCTGGAGCGTTCCTTCCTGTCAGAGCCGTCCTCTCCAGGTCACACGAAGGCTACAAAAGGCTTCCGACTTGGAAAACACAAGCATGAGACCTTCATCACATCAAG CGGTAAATCTGACTACGTGGAGCCAGCTAAGAGAGCCCACATTATGGCTGCTCCTCGCGGCCGTGGAGGTCGAGGAGGGTTTGGACAGAATCTCTGCCGACCCCACGATATCTTCCGCCAGCGCAAACAGAACACATCCCGTCCTCCCAGTATGCACGTGGATGACTTTGTGGCGGCAGAGTTTAAAGACATTACAACCCCTCTCGGACTTTTGCCCCCCAAACGGCCCCCAAAGAGCTCCCCCAAACCCCCCACCAGAGGACTGTTCACTGgcaacagaggcagagccacCTTCCACAGCCAGACTCGCTTTTTCACTCCACCACAGCCTAAAGGTGTTCTTCTATCtg GTAACTACACTCGTAGAGAAGGAGGCCGTGGTTCCTCATGGAGTGGGCAGGTTCCAGCTGTCACCCACAGAGGAACCTACAGCGAACCCCGCGGAGGCCAGAGCAACTTCACACGTGGCCCGCTGCCCTCCAGACAACCCCCAGCAA GTGCTTACCGACTGGCTCCACGGGACCGAGCCCCACGGGGAAGAGGAGGCGCTGGGCTGTCGTGGCTTAGTGGGGGAGGAGGCGGCGGCAGCGCTGGAGGggggggtggtggaggaggaggagggagaggatcTCAGGGGAGCAAGTTCAGTGGTGGGGGAGGGAGCGGAGGGGGGAGGGGCAGACATGTTCGCTCCTTCACCAGGTAA